The proteins below come from a single Geobacillus thermoleovorans genomic window:
- a CDS encoding PilZ domain-containing protein, whose product MRFKRQEPFRHQFGRPLPAELRTADGERSVYIHDLSPHGMKIETEGRLPFSTGGTLVDISFWLNAAPFTLRGQLVWERPFVHAYYYGVRLHVTKQEEAHLIEAIKRHAAESRRI is encoded by the coding sequence ATGAGGTTTAAGCGTCAAGAACCGTTCCGGCATCAGTTTGGCCGGCCGCTCCCGGCCGAACTGCGCACAGCCGATGGCGAGCGCAGCGTCTACATTCACGATCTAAGTCCGCACGGGATGAAAATCGAAACGGAAGGCCGCCTTCCCTTTTCAACAGGGGGAACGCTGGTTGACATCTCGTTTTGGCTAAACGCTGCCCCCTTTACGCTGCGGGGGCAGCTTGTCTGGGAAAGACCGTTTGTCCACGCCTACTATTATGGCGTCCGCCTCCATGTCACCAAACAAGAAGAAGCGCACTTGATCGAAGCCATCAAACGACATGCGGCCGAGAGCCGCCGAATATGA
- the parC gene encoding DNA topoisomerase IV subunit A, with product MAERLLEMPLEDVLGDRFGRYSKYIIQDRALPDARDGLKPVQRRILYAMYIDGNTADKPFRKAAKTVGNVIGNFHPHGDSSVYEAMVRMSQEWKLRNVLVEMHGNNGSIDGDPPAAMRYTEARLSAIAAELLRDIDKETVPFVPNFDDTTDEPTVLPAMFPNLLVNGSTGISAGYATDIPPHALGEVIDAVLMRIDRPDCTVDELMTVLPGPDFPTGGIIQGKDGIRKAYETGRGKIIIRAKAAIEQGKGGKKHIVITELPYEVNKANLVKKIDELRLDKKLDGIADVRDETDRNGLSIVIELKKDADAEAILNYLYKNTDLQVPYSFNMVAIHERRPKLMSLPELLDAYIAHRKEVVTNRSHFELKKANERKHIVDGLIRALSILDEVIATIRASSDKRDAKERLMAHYGFTEAQAEAIVTLQLYRLTNTDITALRQEAEELDQAIAELTGILADEKKLLGVIKKELKTMKKQYADERRTVIEEEIEELKVKVEALIPAEDVIVTVTKEGYVKRTSYRSYSASNGQDMGMKETDRLLAQLEMNTTDVLLLFTRRGYYLYCPVHTLPDIRWKEVGHHISHLIPLERDDELVAAVPVSSFNTGEQLIFVTKQGLVKRTELAQYQVQRYTRPLVAVNVKEDDDVIAVYATDGCGHLWLATHDGHALLFAEEEISLVGVRAAGVKGIQLKEGDFVAAACPVRLEEGGSFVVVTQRGAVKKVAMSEFEPSSRAKRGVVIVREVKSNPHRVVGAVFVSSDEEMVGLRTEKGVVETIEAASLRLSDRYSTGSFVVDTDEAGPVVDVWKEPAKLLGKGEEG from the coding sequence ATGGCAGAACGATTGCTGGAAATGCCGTTAGAGGACGTGCTTGGCGACCGCTTTGGCCGCTACAGCAAATACATTATCCAAGACCGGGCGCTCCCAGATGCGCGCGACGGGTTGAAGCCCGTGCAGCGCCGTATTTTATATGCGATGTACATCGATGGCAACACGGCTGATAAACCGTTTCGCAAGGCGGCGAAAACGGTTGGAAACGTGATCGGCAACTTTCATCCGCACGGCGACTCATCGGTGTATGAAGCGATGGTGCGGATGAGCCAAGAGTGGAAGCTGCGCAACGTGCTGGTGGAGATGCACGGCAACAACGGCAGCATCGACGGCGACCCGCCGGCGGCGATGCGCTACACGGAAGCGCGCCTGTCGGCGATTGCCGCCGAATTGCTTCGCGATATTGACAAAGAAACTGTTCCGTTTGTGCCGAACTTTGACGATACGACCGATGAGCCGACCGTCCTGCCGGCGATGTTTCCGAATTTGTTGGTGAACGGCTCGACCGGGATTTCGGCCGGCTATGCGACCGACATTCCGCCGCATGCGCTTGGCGAGGTGATCGACGCCGTCTTGATGCGGATCGACCGGCCGGATTGCACTGTTGACGAGCTGATGACGGTTCTTCCTGGCCCCGATTTTCCGACCGGCGGCATCATCCAAGGGAAAGACGGCATCCGCAAGGCGTATGAGACCGGCCGCGGGAAAATCATCATCCGCGCCAAAGCCGCCATCGAGCAGGGAAAAGGCGGGAAAAAGCACATTGTCATCACGGAACTGCCGTATGAAGTGAACAAAGCGAATTTAGTGAAAAAAATTGACGAGCTTCGCCTCGACAAAAAGCTCGACGGCATCGCCGATGTGCGCGATGAAACGGACCGGAACGGGCTGTCGATCGTCATCGAATTGAAAAAAGACGCCGATGCGGAAGCGATTCTCAACTACTTGTACAAAAATACGGATTTGCAAGTGCCGTACAGCTTCAACATGGTGGCGATCCATGAGCGCCGGCCGAAGCTGATGAGTTTGCCGGAGCTGTTGGATGCCTACATCGCCCACCGGAAAGAGGTCGTCACCAACCGCTCGCATTTTGAGCTGAAAAAAGCGAATGAGCGGAAGCACATCGTCGACGGCTTGATTCGGGCGCTTTCCATTTTGGATGAGGTGATTGCGACAATTCGGGCTTCAAGCGACAAGCGCGACGCCAAAGAACGGCTGATGGCTCATTACGGATTCACCGAAGCGCAGGCCGAGGCGATCGTGACGCTCCAGCTGTATCGGTTGACGAACACCGACATCACGGCGCTGCGTCAAGAAGCGGAAGAACTGGATCAAGCAATTGCGGAACTTACGGGGATTCTCGCAGATGAAAAGAAGCTGCTTGGCGTCATCAAAAAAGAGCTGAAGACGATGAAAAAGCAATATGCCGATGAGCGGCGGACGGTGATTGAAGAGGAGATTGAAGAGCTGAAAGTGAAGGTGGAGGCGCTCATTCCGGCGGAAGACGTGATCGTCACCGTGACAAAAGAAGGATATGTGAAGCGGACGAGCTATCGTTCATACAGCGCCTCAAACGGTCAAGACATGGGCATGAAGGAAACGGATCGGCTGCTCGCCCAGCTCGAGATGAATACGACCGATGTGCTCTTGCTTTTCACCCGCCGCGGCTACTATTTATACTGCCCGGTGCATACGCTCCCTGATATCCGTTGGAAAGAGGTCGGCCACCACATTTCCCATCTCATTCCGCTTGAACGCGACGATGAACTCGTCGCCGCTGTTCCAGTCTCTTCCTTTAACACCGGGGAGCAGCTCATCTTTGTGACGAAACAAGGGCTCGTAAAGCGAACGGAGCTCGCTCAATACCAAGTGCAGCGCTACACCCGCCCGCTTGTGGCCGTTAATGTGAAAGAGGATGATGACGTCATCGCCGTCTACGCGACGGATGGATGCGGCCATCTTTGGCTTGCGACGCATGATGGACATGCGCTCTTGTTTGCCGAGGAGGAGATCAGCCTTGTTGGCGTGCGCGCGGCTGGCGTGAAAGGGATTCAATTGAAGGAAGGGGACTTTGTCGCCGCTGCGTGTCCCGTTCGCCTAGAAGAGGGGGGCTCGTTCGTCGTCGTGACGCAGCGCGGAGCGGTGAAAAAAGTGGCGATGAGCGAGTTTGAGCCGTCATCACGGGCGAAGCGCGGCGTTGTGATTGTGCGCGAAGTGAAATCCAACCCGCACCGAGTTGTCGGCGCCGTCTTTGTCAGCAGCGATGAGGAAATGGTCGGATTGCGGACGGAAAAAGGGGTGGTCGAGACGATCGAAGCCGCTTCCCTTCGTCTCTCCGACCGCTACAGCACGGGTTCGTTTGTCGTTGACACTGACGAAGCCGGGCCGGTGGTGGACGTCTGGAAAGAGCCGGCGAAGCTGCTTGGAAAAGGGGAAGAAGGATGA
- the parE gene encoding DNA topoisomerase IV subunit B — MAKHATYEYNEDAIQVLEGLEAVRKRPGMYIGSTDSRGLHHLVYEIVDNSVDEALAGYGNYIFVQIHKDNSITVLDEGRGMPVGMHKLGKPTPEVILTVLHAGGKFGQGGYKTSGGLHGVGASVVNALSEWLVVTIHRDGFIYRQRFEHGGKPVTTLEKIGTTNKTGTIIQFKPDPTIFSTTVFDYETLSERLRESAFLLKGLKIELVDERTGMREVFHYENGIEAFVAYLNEEKDVLHPVVYFAGEQNGIEVEFAFQFHDGYSENVLSFVNNVRTKDGGTHEAGAKTAMTRVFNEYARRVGLLKEKDKNLEGTDIREGLSAVVSVRIPEHLLQFEGQTKGKLGTSEARSAVDAVVSEQLMYFLQENPDVSAMLIKKAIRAYQAREAARKAREEARSGKKRKGKEALLSGKLTPAQGRNPQKNELYLVEGDSAGGSAKQGRDRRFQAVLPLRGKVINTEKAKLGDILKNEEINTIIHAIGGGVGADFSLDDVNYDKVIIMTDADTDGAHIQVLLLTFFYRYMRPLIEAGKVYIALPPLYKISKKSGKNEIVEYAWTDEQLKEITKKMGRGYTIQRYKGLGEMNADQLWETTMNPQTRTLIRVRIEDAARAERRVTTLMGDKVEPRRKWIETHVAFGLEEEPGWIG; from the coding sequence GTGGCAAAGCATGCGACATACGAATATAACGAAGATGCCATTCAAGTGTTGGAAGGGCTCGAGGCAGTCAGGAAGCGGCCGGGGATGTACATTGGCAGCACCGACAGCCGCGGCTTGCATCATCTTGTCTATGAAATTGTTGACAATTCGGTCGATGAGGCGTTGGCCGGATACGGAAACTACATTTTCGTGCAAATACATAAAGACAACAGCATCACGGTTTTGGATGAGGGGCGCGGCATGCCGGTCGGGATGCATAAGCTCGGCAAGCCGACGCCGGAAGTCATTTTGACCGTGCTTCATGCCGGCGGCAAATTCGGCCAAGGCGGCTATAAAACGAGCGGCGGCCTGCACGGAGTCGGGGCGTCGGTTGTCAACGCCTTATCAGAATGGCTGGTCGTCACGATTCATCGCGACGGCTTCATTTACCGGCAGCGGTTTGAGCATGGAGGCAAACCGGTGACGACGCTAGAGAAAATCGGCACAACGAACAAAACCGGAACCATCATTCAATTTAAGCCGGACCCAACGATTTTCAGCACGACAGTCTTCGATTATGAAACATTGAGTGAACGGCTGCGCGAATCGGCGTTTTTGTTAAAAGGGCTGAAAATCGAACTCGTTGACGAACGGACCGGCATGCGCGAGGTGTTCCACTATGAAAACGGAATTGAAGCGTTTGTCGCCTATTTGAATGAGGAGAAAGATGTGCTCCACCCGGTCGTTTATTTTGCTGGCGAGCAAAACGGCATTGAAGTCGAGTTTGCGTTCCAGTTTCATGACGGTTATTCGGAAAACGTGCTGTCGTTTGTCAACAACGTGCGCACAAAAGACGGCGGCACGCATGAGGCGGGTGCGAAAACGGCGATGACGCGCGTTTTTAACGAATACGCCCGCCGTGTCGGTTTGCTCAAGGAAAAAGATAAAAATTTGGAAGGAACCGATATTCGCGAAGGGTTGTCCGCGGTCGTTTCGGTGCGCATCCCAGAGCACTTGCTGCAGTTTGAAGGGCAGACGAAAGGAAAGCTCGGAACGAGCGAAGCGCGTTCGGCCGTCGATGCGGTGGTGTCCGAGCAGCTGATGTACTTTCTGCAAGAAAACCCGGACGTAAGCGCGATGCTCATTAAGAAAGCGATCCGGGCCTATCAGGCGCGTGAAGCGGCCCGCAAAGCGCGCGAAGAGGCGAGAAGCGGCAAAAAGCGGAAAGGGAAAGAGGCGCTCTTAAGCGGCAAGCTGACGCCGGCGCAAGGGCGCAATCCGCAAAAAAATGAGCTCTATCTCGTTGAAGGCGATTCGGCGGGCGGTTCGGCGAAACAAGGGCGCGACCGTCGATTCCAGGCGGTGCTTCCGCTGCGCGGAAAAGTCATCAACACGGAAAAGGCGAAACTTGGCGATATTTTGAAAAACGAGGAAATCAATACGATCATCCACGCCATCGGCGGCGGCGTCGGGGCTGACTTTTCGCTCGATGATGTCAACTACGACAAAGTGATCATTATGACCGATGCCGACACGGACGGCGCCCATATTCAAGTGCTGCTTTTGACGTTTTTTTACCGCTACATGCGTCCGCTGATTGAAGCGGGAAAAGTGTACATCGCCTTGCCGCCGCTTTACAAAATCAGCAAAAAAAGCGGCAAAAACGAAATCGTCGAATATGCGTGGACGGACGAGCAGCTGAAAGAAATTACGAAAAAAATGGGCCGCGGCTATACGATTCAGCGCTATAAAGGGCTCGGCGAAATGAACGCCGATCAATTATGGGAAACGACGATGAACCCACAGACGCGTACGCTCATCCGCGTGCGCATTGAAGATGCGGCCCGCGCCGAACGGAGGGTGACGACGCTCATGGGCGACAAAGTCGAGCCGCGCCGCAAATGGATCGAAACGCACGTCGCCTTCGGGCTCGAAGAGGAACCGGGATGGATCGGCTGA
- a CDS encoding MBL fold metallo-hydrolase: MADEPLHYGEDYHFIHATSAASGLGVSVLPDLYCHTIQIVNICLVGRPDDHAFVLVDAGMPGSADDIVSVVEDRFGSGSRPQAIVLTHGHFDHVGAIVELVKHWNVPVYAHPAELPYLTGKASYPEPDASVEGGFIAKISPFFPNEPIQLGNRVQPLPADGTVPHLPEFRWIHTPGHTPGHISLFRPRDAALIAGDAFVTVRQDSLYKVLTQQIEISGPPRYYTIDWRAARESVRKLAALFPSVAITGHGAPVAGKELREGLTKLARDFDRIATPDYGKYVH; encoded by the coding sequence ATGGCCGACGAACCATTGCATTACGGAGAAGACTATCATTTTATTCACGCGACATCGGCAGCAAGCGGCCTCGGCGTCAGCGTGCTGCCCGATTTGTACTGCCATACGATCCAAATCGTGAACATTTGTCTTGTCGGCCGCCCGGACGACCACGCGTTTGTATTGGTCGACGCTGGCATGCCGGGATCAGCCGATGACATTGTTTCAGTCGTGGAAGACCGCTTTGGCAGCGGCAGCCGCCCGCAAGCCATTGTTTTAACCCACGGCCATTTTGACCACGTTGGAGCGATTGTTGAGCTTGTCAAGCATTGGAATGTCCCGGTGTATGCCCATCCGGCTGAACTGCCGTATTTGACTGGAAAGGCGAGCTATCCTGAACCTGACGCTTCCGTCGAGGGCGGCTTCATCGCCAAAATCTCGCCGTTTTTTCCGAACGAGCCGATTCAATTAGGCAACCGCGTCCAGCCGCTCCCTGCGGACGGCACCGTTCCGCACTTGCCGGAATTTCGCTGGATCCACACACCGGGGCACACGCCAGGCCACATTTCGTTATTTCGGCCGCGCGACGCCGCTTTAATCGCCGGCGACGCGTTCGTCACCGTCCGCCAAGATTCACTGTATAAAGTGTTGACCCAACAAATCGAAATCAGCGGCCCGCCGCGCTATTATACCATCGATTGGCGCGCCGCCCGCGAGTCGGTGCGCAAGTTAGCCGCACTCTTTCCGTCAGTCGCCATCACCGGACACGGTGCTCCTGTCGCCGGCAAAGAGCTGCGTGAAGGGTTGACAAAACTCGCCCGTGATTTTGACCGTATCGCTACCCCTGATTATGGGAAGTACGTCCATTAG
- a CDS encoding CoA-binding protein, whose protein sequence is MSIVNPSREEIGEILRKAKRIAVVGLSNNPERESYMVAKAMKDAGYEIIPVNPMIDEWEGIPAVDQLTDIEGHVDIVDVFRRSEHLPELAREFVQIDADVFWAQLGVVNEEAYRFLKEKGYTVIMDRCIKVEHALTKRA, encoded by the coding sequence ATGTCCATTGTCAACCCAAGCCGGGAAGAAATCGGTGAAATTTTGCGCAAGGCGAAACGGATTGCCGTCGTTGGGTTGTCCAACAATCCGGAGCGCGAGTCGTATATGGTGGCGAAAGCGATGAAAGACGCTGGATACGAAATCATTCCGGTCAATCCGATGATCGATGAGTGGGAAGGCATTCCGGCGGTTGATCAACTAACCGATATCGAAGGCCATGTCGACATCGTCGATGTGTTCCGCCGCTCTGAGCATTTGCCCGAGCTGGCCCGCGAGTTTGTGCAAATCGATGCCGACGTGTTTTGGGCGCAGCTTGGCGTCGTCAATGAGGAGGCGTATCGCTTTTTGAAAGAAAAAGGCTACACGGTCATTATGGATCGCTGCATTAAAGTGGAACATGCGCTCACCAAGCGTGCTTAA
- a CDS encoding phasin family protein, producing the protein MSILKKGLAFGLGLAIASKEQVEKIIDELVKKGELSLDESKEVIDQWKQQTEARKTEVQRLVREQIKQVIDKLDLATKEDVRQLEERIRRLEEKEQSGQ; encoded by the coding sequence ATGAGCATTTTGAAGAAAGGATTGGCATTCGGGCTGGGATTGGCGATTGCAAGCAAAGAACAAGTGGAAAAAATCATTGACGAGTTAGTCAAAAAAGGGGAATTGTCGCTTGACGAATCGAAGGAAGTGATCGATCAATGGAAACAGCAGACCGAAGCGCGGAAAACGGAAGTGCAGCGGCTTGTACGCGAGCAAATCAAGCAGGTGATCGATAAACTCGACTTGGCGACGAAAGAAGACGTGCGGCAGCTCGAGGAGCGAATCCGCCGTCTTGAAGAAAAGGAACAAAGCGGGCAGTAA
- a CDS encoding CBO0543 family protein: MTFSLPVVWTVELAAVMLSIAGSFWIAKRHIRRYAVLYAFSAVTGIVLCLAFVYAGFYSFPVKLVPYTPIPLVEMATVIPFFVLFGVKYSPESWAWKLPFYFAMVQLIMLFELVALVSPLPLIDYKEQWDVWDSYTAWWLYLLFFEWMGGKIVPQKARSPLAASSFRYGRWGWMIVHAIAMTTVFLAGVYAGWNIK; this comes from the coding sequence ATGACGTTTTCTCTTCCTGTTGTTTGGACGGTGGAACTGGCAGCGGTCATGTTGAGTATAGCGGGAAGTTTTTGGATCGCCAAACGGCATATACGGAGATATGCGGTTTTGTATGCATTCAGTGCGGTGACAGGCATCGTTCTTTGCCTTGCGTTTGTCTATGCAGGCTTTTACTCCTTCCCTGTTAAGCTCGTTCCTTATACACCGATTCCGCTCGTTGAAATGGCAACCGTCATTCCGTTTTTCGTTTTGTTTGGAGTCAAGTACAGTCCGGAAAGCTGGGCATGGAAGTTGCCGTTTTACTTTGCGATGGTGCAGTTGATTATGTTGTTCGAGTTGGTTGCTCTTGTATCGCCGCTCCCTCTGATTGATTATAAGGAACAGTGGGATGTGTGGGATTCATACACCGCCTGGTGGCTGTATTTGCTTTTCTTTGAGTGGATGGGCGGAAAAATCGTCCCCCAAAAAGCGCGCTCTCCGCTTGCGGCTTCCTCTTTCCGCTACGGCCGGTGGGGATGGATGATCGTCCATGCGATTGCCATGACTACCGTTTTTTTAGCTGGGGTGTACGCCGGGTGGAACATAAAATAA
- a CDS encoding ABC1 kinase family protein codes for MIGKRMRHIGRYHEIAASLLRHGFGMIVDELGFSSFLSLPPRWRAEQGKKEGKTVGERLRLVLEELGPTFVKLGQIASTRPDLIPAPIISELEKLQDQVPPFPFADVRRIVEAEFGSSLETLFRSFEEMPLAAASLGQVHRAVLPSGQAVAVKVQRPHIAARVETDLEILQDLAVLAERRLDWAATYQLSEIIDELVRSLRQELDYTVEARHAERFARQFTGDSSVYVPRVFWDYTTKTVLTMEYVEGIKLGEIERLKANGHSLKTIAERLAEATFKQMFEHGFFHGDPHPGNVFVLDDGTLSFIDFGLMGRLRPHVKHHLSSLIIALMRQNTDGVLGAIYGLGIVPDGVDEGKLRDDIDELREKYYRVPLGEISLGEAVEDLLSVAFRHGIRIPSDLTLLGKALLTVEGVVETLDPQFRIMDVAEPFGRKLMKERLRPDRVAETAWKRIFDYGEWLLRLPDSVKEWTKMMRHGKLRLEITAPDLETLLKKLDQITNRLSFSIVLLSLSIVLAGLMIASSLGRPSTLLWKIPAVEIGLGASAFLFGWLLYSIFRSGKF; via the coding sequence ATGATCGGAAAACGGATGCGCCATATCGGAAGGTATCACGAAATCGCCGCCTCCTTGCTTCGGCACGGATTCGGGATGATCGTCGATGAGCTCGGCTTTTCGTCGTTTCTTTCGTTGCCGCCGCGATGGAGAGCGGAGCAAGGGAAAAAGGAAGGAAAAACGGTTGGGGAGCGGCTCCGCCTTGTGCTCGAGGAGCTCGGCCCGACGTTCGTGAAGCTCGGGCAAATTGCTAGCACACGGCCGGATTTGATTCCCGCTCCGATCATCAGTGAGCTCGAAAAGCTGCAAGACCAAGTTCCGCCGTTTCCGTTTGCCGATGTCCGCCGGATTGTCGAAGCGGAGTTTGGAAGTTCGCTGGAAACACTCTTTCGTTCATTTGAGGAAATGCCGCTCGCTGCCGCTTCGCTTGGACAAGTGCACCGGGCGGTTCTTCCTTCCGGACAGGCCGTGGCGGTGAAAGTGCAGCGCCCGCACATCGCTGCGCGGGTGGAGACGGATCTGGAAATTTTGCAAGATTTGGCCGTGCTGGCGGAACGCCGTCTCGATTGGGCGGCAACCTACCAATTGTCTGAGATCATCGATGAATTGGTGCGCTCATTGCGGCAGGAGCTGGATTATACAGTCGAGGCGCGCCATGCGGAACGGTTTGCACGGCAGTTTACCGGCGATTCGTCGGTGTATGTCCCGAGGGTGTTTTGGGATTATACGACGAAAACAGTGCTCACGATGGAATATGTCGAAGGGATCAAACTCGGGGAGATCGAGCGGTTGAAAGCGAACGGCCACTCCTTAAAAACGATCGCCGAGCGTTTGGCTGAAGCAACCTTTAAACAAATGTTTGAGCATGGATTTTTTCATGGCGACCCTCATCCTGGCAATGTATTTGTTCTTGACGATGGAACGCTTTCCTTCATTGACTTTGGCTTGATGGGCCGCCTTCGACCTCATGTCAAACATCATCTTTCTTCACTCATCATCGCCTTAATGCGGCAAAACACGGATGGGGTGTTGGGTGCGATTTACGGTTTAGGAATTGTTCCTGACGGAGTCGATGAAGGAAAATTGCGCGATGATATTGACGAGTTGCGGGAGAAATACTACCGCGTCCCGCTCGGTGAGATCAGTCTTGGGGAAGCCGTCGAGGATTTGCTTTCGGTGGCATTTCGCCATGGCATTCGCATCCCAAGCGATTTGACGCTGTTAGGGAAAGCGCTGTTGACGGTCGAAGGGGTCGTGGAGACGCTTGATCCGCAGTTTCGCATCATGGATGTGGCCGAACCGTTTGGGAGAAAGCTGATGAAAGAGCGTCTTCGGCCTGACCGTGTAGCGGAAACGGCGTGGAAACGGATTTTCGACTACGGTGAATGGCTGCTTCGCTTGCCGGACAGCGTAAAGGAATGGACGAAAATGATGCGGCATGGCAAGCTTCGGCTGGAAATCACGGCGCCTGATTTGGAAACGCTGCTAAAGAAGCTCGATCAGATTACGAACCGGCTGTCGTTTAGCATCGTTCTTCTTTCGCTGAGCATCGTCCTTGCCGGGCTGATGATCGCTTCCTCGCTCGGGCGGCCGTCGACGCTGCTGTGGAAGATTCCTGCTGTTGAAATCGGATTAGGCGCGTCCGCTTTTCTGTTCGGTTGGCTGCTTTACTCGATTTTTCGTTCGGGAAAATTTTAG
- a CDS encoding putative holin-like toxin: protein MMSIADALTLMIAFASLIVAVIAVSKDKK from the coding sequence ATGATGTCGATTGCCGACGCGCTGACGCTCATGATTGCGTTTGCGTCACTCATCGTCGCGGTGATCGCCGTATCCAAAGACAAAAAGTAA
- a CDS encoding DUF2238 domain-containing protein — protein sequence MEQARQTRIHGLLLLIVAAVFVWSAIRPTSYAVWALEVAPALVGLVIVMALYQRFRLTTMSYVIIAMLAVLMLIGGHYIYSKVPFFNWIKDAFHFERNHYDRFGHFLKGTFAIVLREIALRKTPLSRGPWLFTIVTSMSLAIAALYEIIEWLVSIISKGGKASKDFLGTQGDIWDTQWDMVCTLIGTLIALWLLSRWHDRQLARLDQPRS from the coding sequence GTGGAACAAGCAAGGCAAACCCGCATTCATGGGCTGTTGTTGCTGATCGTCGCTGCTGTGTTCGTTTGGTCGGCCATTCGTCCAACCAGCTATGCGGTGTGGGCGCTTGAGGTCGCCCCAGCGCTTGTGGGGCTTGTGATCGTGATGGCCCTGTATCAACGCTTCCGGCTGACAACGATGTCGTATGTCATCATCGCCATGCTGGCGGTCCTCATGTTGATCGGCGGCCATTATATTTACTCCAAAGTTCCTTTTTTTAACTGGATCAAAGATGCGTTCCATTTCGAACGCAACCATTACGACCGGTTTGGCCATTTCCTCAAAGGGACGTTCGCCATCGTCCTAAGGGAGATTGCGCTGCGGAAAACGCCGCTGTCGCGCGGCCCTTGGCTTTTCACGATCGTCACAAGCATGTCGCTCGCCATCGCCGCCCTGTACGAAATCATCGAATGGCTCGTCTCCATCATCTCCAAAGGAGGAAAGGCATCGAAAGACTTTTTGGGCACACAAGGCGATATTTGGGACACCCAATGGGATATGGTATGCACATTGATTGGGACACTGATTGCCCTATGGCTGCTCTCAAGGTGGCACGACCGGCAACTTGCGCGGTTGGATCAGCCCCGTAGCTAG